In Neomonachus schauinslandi chromosome 6, ASM220157v2, whole genome shotgun sequence, a genomic segment contains:
- the LOC110574164 gene encoding LOW QUALITY PROTEIN: inosine triphosphate pyrophosphatase-like (The sequence of the model RefSeq protein was modified relative to this genomic sequence to represent the inferred CDS: substituted 2 bases at 2 genomic stop codons): MRHRDKEMEMRKKRLRDKKHRMTMSNINLIRVPERENGKQTFFKEITIDNFPKLIKDINLYIVIQILGNKFPXTLVAXKTDLPEFQGEPDEISIQKCQETARQVQGPVLLEDTYLCFSALGSLPGPYLKWFLEKLKPEGLYQLLAGFEDRLACVLCTFVLSTRDPTKLVSLFRVQIGVPQGFQNFGWDLCFQPDGYEQAYAKMPIAEKNTISHHFQALTELEKHFCSLTLW, from the exons ATGCGGCACAGAGACAAGGagatggaaatgaggaaaaagagatTAAGAGACAAAAAGCATAGGATGACAATGTCTAATATAAATCTAAtcagagttccagaaagagaaaatggaaaacagacatttttcaaagagatcACCATTGATAATTTTCCAAAACTTATCAAGGACATTAATCTATATATA GTCATTCAAATTCTAGGAAATAAGTTTCCATGAACTTTGGTGGCATAGAAAACTGACCTGCCAGAGTTCCAGGGAGAGCCTGATGAGATTTCCATACAGAAGTGTCAGGAAACAGCTCGCCAGGTACAGGGGCCTGTACTGCTGGAGGACACCTATCTGTGCTTCAGTGCCCTTGGGAGCCTCCCTGGCCCCTACCTAAAGTGGTTTTTGGAGAAGTTAAAGCCTGAAGGTCTCTACCAGCTCCTGGCTGGGTTTGAGGACAGACTTGCCTGTGTGCTCTGCACATTTGTGCTCAGCACCAGGGACCCCACCAAGTTAGTGTCCCTGTTCAGGGTCCAGATCGGGGTGCCCCAAGGCTTCCAGAACTTTGGCTGGGACCTCTGCTTTCAGCCTGATGGATATGAGCAGGCATATGCAAAGATGCCCATAGCTGAGAAGAACACCATCTCCCATCACTTCCAGGCCCTGACTGAGCTAGAAAAACACTTTTGCAGCCTGACTCTCTGGTAG